One Gemmatimonadaceae bacterium genomic region harbors:
- a CDS encoding NADH:flavin oxidoreductase/NADH oxidase has protein sequence MLFTPFTVRGITLRNRVVVSPMCQYSSQGGHASDWHLVHLGAFAVGGAGLVLTEATAISPEGRISPHDLGIWDDAHIPTLRRINDFLHAHGAASGVQLAHAGRKASTARPWEGNGYVAPDGGGWSDVIGPSAIPFAENYAMPHALTRDGIRRVIDAFRDGARRALQAGFQVVEVHAAHGYLLHQFLSPLANQRDDDYGGSFENRARLTLEVVAAVRDVWPAELPLFIRLSCTDWVPNGWDADDTVRLARELAAAGVDLIDCSSGGLSPAQQIPVAPGYQVPFARRVRHEAGIATGAVGLITAAQQAQHVVESGDADVVLMARELLRHPRWPLQAAHELKQEIAWPRQYERAKPR, from the coding sequence ATGCTGTTCACTCCCTTTACCGTTCGTGGCATCACCCTCCGCAACCGGGTGGTCGTATCGCCGATGTGCCAGTACTCGAGCCAGGGCGGCCACGCCAGCGATTGGCACCTCGTCCACCTCGGCGCCTTTGCCGTGGGCGGGGCCGGGCTCGTCCTCACGGAGGCGACGGCAATCTCGCCCGAAGGGCGCATCTCACCGCACGACCTGGGGATCTGGGACGACGCCCACATCCCCACCCTGCGCCGCATCAACGACTTCCTGCACGCCCACGGGGCGGCCAGCGGAGTCCAGCTGGCGCACGCCGGTCGCAAGGCGAGCACCGCGCGCCCGTGGGAGGGGAATGGGTACGTTGCTCCTGACGGTGGCGGATGGAGCGACGTCATCGGGCCCAGCGCGATCCCCTTCGCCGAGAACTACGCCATGCCGCACGCGCTCACCCGGGACGGCATTCGCCGGGTGATCGACGCCTTCCGCGACGGGGCGCGCCGCGCGCTGCAGGCCGGCTTCCAGGTGGTGGAGGTGCACGCCGCCCACGGCTACCTGTTGCACCAGTTCCTCTCGCCGCTCGCCAACCAGCGCGACGACGATTACGGCGGCTCGTTCGAGAACCGCGCGCGCCTCACGCTCGAAGTGGTGGCCGCGGTGCGCGACGTGTGGCCCGCCGAGCTGCCGCTCTTCATACGGCTTTCGTGCACCGACTGGGTGCCGAACGGATGGGATGCCGATGACACGGTGCGGCTCGCGCGCGAGCTTGCCGCCGCAGGCGTCGACCTGATCGACTGCTCGTCAGGCGGGCTGTCGCCGGCGCAGCAGATCCCCGTCGCCCCCGGCTACCAGGTCCCCTTCGCGCGACGCGTGCGACACGAAGCGGGGATCGCCACCGGGGCCGTGGGTCTCATCACGGCGGCGCAGCAGGCGCAACACGTGGTGGAAAGCGGTGACGCCGACGTCGTCCTGATGGCGCGCGAACTCCTGCGCCACCCGCGATGGCCGCTCCAGGCCGCGCACGAACTCAAGCAGGAGATTGCCTGGCCCAGGCAGTACGAACGGGCAAAGCCGCGTTAG
- a CDS encoding Uma2 family endonuclease — MAMTMTVPPLMTAEEILVLDIPGRSTELVRGRLVVHEPPSTLHGIIAAKLLYSIAHFVYGHDLGAVAAQDTGFHIFANPDTVRAPDVAFIRKERLADVPSRGYAKVAPDLVIEIVSPNDRPGELLAKVGDWLQAGTLLAWVIDPKRRAAFVYRADGSISFVGEQGALEGEDVLPGWRCALEELLR, encoded by the coding sequence ATGGCTATGACGATGACCGTCCCGCCGCTCATGACCGCCGAGGAGATACTCGTCCTCGACATTCCCGGCAGGTCGACGGAACTCGTGCGCGGGCGCCTCGTCGTGCACGAGCCTCCAAGCACGCTCCACGGTATCATCGCCGCAAAGCTGCTGTATAGCATCGCCCACTTCGTCTACGGGCACGACTTGGGCGCCGTCGCCGCCCAGGACACCGGCTTCCACATCTTCGCCAACCCCGACACCGTCCGCGCGCCCGATGTCGCGTTCATCCGAAAGGAGCGGCTCGCCGACGTGCCGTCGCGCGGCTACGCGAAGGTCGCCCCCGACCTCGTCATCGAGATCGTTTCGCCGAACGATCGCCCGGGTGAGCTGCTGGCAAAGGTTGGCGACTGGCTGCAGGCGGGGACGTTGCTGGCCTGGGTAATCGATCCCAAGCGACGCGCAGCGTTCGTGTACCGCGCCGACGGTTCCATCTCCTTCGTCGGCGAACAAGGCGCCCTGGAAGGGGAAGACGTCCTGCCGGGGTGGCGGTGCGCGTTGGAGGAGCTGCTGCGTTAG
- a CDS encoding alpha/beta hydrolase — translation MTAPLTARDRFVAFRRSLPRAPRLHHTRVAARGLEFAVFTTPAVHGATPLVCVNGGLLFSHKLLWPALSPLAQHRQLIFYDQRGRGESSAPPGAQAARIEHDAGDLAALRTALGYRRWDVLGHSWGGGIALLGVEQDQGGVRRLVLVDAVGPRSASWLPNLHDAALARLSAPQRAVLQHIDPVTLRTGDPAAQSAYSRAMYPAWFADPEMAQLFVPPRSESRTGGAVAAQLRRVGYDWSTLVRAVQVETLVIHGADDLLPPSVAAELVALLPNARLSIIPQAGHMPFWEQPHAFFSQVEQFLGGA, via the coding sequence ATGACCGCGCCGCTCACCGCTCGCGATCGTTTCGTCGCCTTTCGGCGCTCGCTCCCGCGCGCGCCGCGCCTGCACCACACGCGCGTTGCCGCGCGCGGGCTCGAATTCGCGGTCTTCACCACGCCGGCGGTGCACGGCGCGACCCCGCTCGTGTGCGTCAACGGCGGCCTGCTCTTCTCGCACAAGCTCCTCTGGCCCGCCCTTTCACCGCTCGCGCAGCACCGGCAGCTCATCTTCTATGACCAGCGCGGTCGTGGCGAGAGCAGCGCACCCCCCGGTGCGCAGGCCGCGCGCATCGAGCACGATGCGGGCGACCTGGCGGCGCTGCGCACTGCGCTTGGCTACCGGCGCTGGGATGTGCTCGGGCACTCGTGGGGCGGGGGGATCGCCCTGCTGGGCGTGGAGCAGGATCAGGGCGGGGTGCGGAGGCTGGTCCTGGTCGACGCCGTCGGCCCGCGGAGCGCGAGTTGGCTCCCGAACCTGCACGATGCCGCCCTGGCCAGACTTTCGGCCCCGCAGCGCGCGGTGTTGCAGCACATCGACCCCGTGACGCTCCGCACGGGCGATCCAGCGGCACAATCGGCCTACTCGCGCGCCATGTACCCCGCCTGGTTCGCCGATCCCGAAATGGCGCAACTCTTTGTCCCACCGCGCAGTGAGTCGCGCACCGGAGGCGCTGTCGCCGCGCAATTGCGACGCGTCGGGTACGACTGGAGCACCTTGGTACGTGCCGTGCAAGTGGAAACGCTCGTCATTCATGGGGCAGACGACCTTCTCCCGCCTTCGGTGGCGGCGGAACTTGTTGCCCTCTTGCCGAATGCCCGACTTTCGATCATTCCACAGGCGGGGCACATGCCCTTCTGGGAGCAACCGCACGCGTTCTTCAGTCAGGTCGAACAGTTCCTTGGCGGAGCGTAG
- a CDS encoding ZIP family metal transporter, with translation MTINTVALYAALAAAAAGLGPIISRVQGPEDRFVGFANALAAGMMLGLAYPLIRDGFDSETVQATMGAAVAVVALFLVHVWFNLDGGDSLPPIRALVGASIHSAPEGLALGVAAAVDERFGVVVALTLALHNVGEGIALSSYLVRRERRLGAVAAAALSNLPQFAMAVGGFALATAQPALRPALLGAAAGSLVYLSLADLLPGGYRGSGRTAISIVVIAATSMVAFAEAMR, from the coding sequence ATGACGATCAACACCGTTGCGCTGTATGCCGCCCTTGCCGCTGCCGCTGCGGGATTGGGTCCGATCATCTCGCGCGTGCAGGGACCCGAGGATCGCTTCGTGGGGTTCGCGAACGCGCTGGCCGCGGGGATGATGCTTGGCCTTGCGTATCCCCTCATCCGCGACGGTTTCGACAGCGAGACGGTGCAGGCAACGATGGGGGCAGCGGTGGCGGTGGTGGCGCTGTTCCTGGTGCACGTCTGGTTCAACCTGGACGGCGGCGACTCGCTTCCGCCGATTCGGGCGCTGGTCGGGGCTTCGATCCACTCGGCGCCTGAGGGCTTGGCGTTAGGCGTGGCCGCCGCGGTGGATGAGCGCTTTGGCGTGGTGGTGGCGCTCACGCTCGCGCTGCACAACGTGGGGGAGGGGATCGCGCTGTCGTCCTATCTGGTGCGCCGCGAGCGGCGCCTGGGCGCGGTGGCGGCGGCGGCGCTATCGAACCTTCCGCAGTTTGCAATGGCGGTTGGCGGTTTCGCGCTGGCCACTGCGCAGCCCGCCCTGCGCCCTGCGCTGCTGGGCGCGGCGGCGGGGTCGCTCGTGTACCTGTCGCTGGCCGACCTCCTGCCCGGCGGCTATCGCGGTTCGGGACGCACGGCGATCAGCATCGTCGTCATTGCCGCCACGAGCATGGTGGCCTTTGCCGAGGCGATGCGATGA
- the glgB gene encoding 1,4-alpha-glucan branching protein GlgB, with product MTAHAARHDISLLDDTVVHFFNEGTLDHAHYVLGAHPHVADGVDGTYFAVWAPNAASVAVMGDFNSWHRSSHPMRLHGTSGIWEVWIAGVGHGTHYKYHVVGRTGGYRVDKSDPYGYFAEVAPQTASIVWTMDYTWNDGDWMAERAKRRAMNGPMSIYEVHLGSWARVPEEANRSLTYREIAPLLADYVTRMGFTHVELMPVMEHPFFGSWGYQVCGYFATTSRYGTPQDLMYLIDVLHQRGIGVLLDWVPSHFPTDAHGLSYFDGTHLYEHEDPRKGHQPDWGSYIFNYGRYEVQNFLRSNAVFWLEMFHADGLRVDAVASMLYLDFSRKDGEWIANQYGGRENLEAIRFLQRLNESVYREHPDTETIAEDSTAWPMVTKPAYIGGLGFGLKWDMGWMHDTLDYFAKDPIHRSYHHNKITFRMMYAFSENYVLPISHDEVVHGKGSLINKMAGDNWQKRANLRALLGYQWGQTGKKFLFMGCELGQYREWNHDGSIDWHLLQFEEHRGIQQWVADLNALYRDEPAMHELDNDPAGFEWVDCNDAEQSIISFLRFNRDRSRAILCVCNFTPVPRVRHKVGVPESLRWDEILNSDATMYGGAGWGNLGGVFTEPESVHGRARSVTLTLPPLSISFFRMVPLPSAAIDFEEAFATLPDAEGVDAFDVAGIPGTAEAPGMPDESLGSVDVIEALGRVSVSDALDALESLEPVRADLVAADEFEHVVEAPVIDPSTPHEALAFVPEAEVVHTETEPALTTSPKAPKAPKTPKGAKAPKAAKAAKTPTTSRKPTTSKTPKAPGESKTSTTGQKERKKKGAVQPTTDASDAAAPKSRRKKR from the coding sequence ATGACTGCGCACGCCGCCCGCCACGACATTTCGCTCCTCGACGACACCGTCGTCCACTTCTTCAACGAGGGAACGCTCGATCACGCCCACTACGTCCTCGGCGCGCATCCGCACGTGGCCGACGGCGTCGATGGCACGTACTTCGCCGTCTGGGCGCCTAACGCCGCATCGGTCGCCGTCATGGGCGACTTCAATTCGTGGCATCGCAGCTCGCACCCCATGCGCCTCCACGGCACGTCGGGGATCTGGGAGGTGTGGATCGCCGGCGTCGGGCATGGGACGCACTACAAGTACCACGTCGTGGGGCGCACCGGCGGCTACCGCGTCGACAAGTCGGACCCCTACGGCTACTTCGCCGAGGTGGCGCCGCAGACGGCGTCCATCGTGTGGACGATGGACTACACGTGGAATGACGGCGACTGGATGGCCGAGCGCGCCAAGCGGCGCGCGATGAACGGCCCGATGTCGATCTACGAGGTGCACCTGGGGTCGTGGGCCCGGGTCCCGGAGGAGGCGAACCGCTCGCTCACCTATCGCGAGATCGCTCCGCTCCTTGCCGACTACGTCACCCGCATGGGCTTCACGCACGTGGAGCTGATGCCGGTCATGGAACACCCCTTCTTCGGCTCGTGGGGCTACCAGGTGTGCGGGTACTTCGCCACCACCTCGCGCTACGGGACGCCGCAGGACCTGATGTACCTCATCGATGTGCTGCACCAGCGCGGCATCGGCGTCCTCCTCGACTGGGTCCCCTCGCACTTTCCCACGGATGCGCACGGGCTGTCGTACTTCGACGGGACGCACCTGTACGAGCACGAGGACCCGCGCAAGGGACACCAGCCCGACTGGGGGAGCTACATCTTCAACTACGGGCGCTACGAAGTGCAGAACTTCCTGCGCTCCAACGCCGTCTTCTGGCTGGAGATGTTCCACGCCGACGGGCTGCGCGTCGACGCCGTGGCGTCGATGCTCTACCTCGACTTCTCGCGCAAGGACGGCGAGTGGATCGCCAACCAGTACGGCGGGCGCGAGAACCTCGAGGCGATCCGCTTCCTGCAGCGCCTCAACGAGTCGGTCTACCGCGAGCACCCCGACACCGAGACCATCGCCGAGGATTCCACGGCGTGGCCCATGGTCACCAAGCCCGCCTACATCGGCGGGTTAGGGTTCGGGCTCAAGTGGGACATGGGGTGGATGCACGACACCCTCGATTACTTCGCCAAGGACCCCATCCACCGGAGCTACCATCACAACAAGATCACGTTCCGGATGATGTACGCCTTCTCGGAGAATTACGTCCTCCCCATCTCGCACGACGAGGTGGTGCACGGAAAGGGGTCGCTCATCAACAAGATGGCCGGCGACAACTGGCAGAAGCGCGCCAACCTGCGCGCCCTCCTCGGCTACCAGTGGGGACAGACGGGGAAGAAGTTCCTCTTCATGGGGTGCGAGCTGGGACAGTACCGCGAGTGGAACCACGACGGGTCGATCGACTGGCACTTGCTGCAGTTCGAAGAGCATCGCGGCATCCAGCAGTGGGTCGCCGACCTCAACGCGCTCTATCGCGACGAGCCGGCCATGCACGAACTGGACAACGATCCTGCCGGCTTCGAATGGGTGGACTGCAACGATGCGGAGCAGAGCATCATCTCCTTCCTCCGCTTCAACCGCGACCGTTCGCGGGCGATCCTTTGCGTCTGCAACTTCACCCCTGTGCCGCGCGTGCGGCACAAGGTCGGCGTCCCCGAGTCGCTGCGCTGGGACGAGATCCTCAACAGCGACGCCACGATGTACGGCGGCGCCGGGTGGGGGAATCTTGGCGGCGTCTTTACCGAGCCGGAGTCGGTGCATGGGCGAGCGCGCTCGGTCACGCTCACGCTCCCACCGCTCTCCATCTCCTTCTTCCGCATGGTCCCGCTCCCGTCGGCGGCAATCGACTTCGAGGAAGCGTTCGCGACGCTCCCCGACGCGGAGGGGGTGGACGCGTTCGATGTGGCTGGAATCCCTGGCACGGCCGAAGCGCCGGGCATGCCTGACGAGTCGCTGGGCAGCGTCGACGTGATCGAGGCGCTGGGGCGTGTCAGCGTGAGTGACGCGCTCGACGCCTTGGAGTCGCTCGAGCCGGTGCGCGCCGATCTCGTCGCCGCCGATGAGTTCGAGCACGTGGTGGAAGCGCCAGTGATCGACCCCAGCACGCCGCACGAGGCGCTGGCCTTCGTCCCCGAAGCCGAGGTCGTGCATACCGAGACCGAACCGGCGCTGACGACTTCACCCAAGGCGCCGAAGGCGCCGAAAACGCCGAAGGGGGCGAAGGCGCCGAAGGCGGCGAAGGCGGCGAAGACGCCGACAACCTCGAGGAAGCCGACGACGTCGAAGACGCCGAAGGCTCCAGGGGAATCGAAGACGTCGACGACAGGGCAGAAGGAGCGGAAGAAGAAGGGCGCCGTGCAGCCCACGACCGACGCCAGCGACGCCGCCGCGCCCAAGTCGCGTCGCAAGAAACGCTAG
- a CDS encoding ZIP family metal transporter gives MSWLHSHPVLFVFWYALLTAVATALGAIPFAFIKSVSKRVVGYSNALAAGLMLGASFGLIVEGARERGGATLVGVLLGVVFMLVVQRFVGGHEHETEFLGARGVGARKMLLIIAVMTVHSFAEGAAVGVSFGGGESLATAITLAVAVHNIPEGLAISAVMRPQGASILSCAWWSFFSSIPQPLAAVPAFLFVEKFAATLPYGLGFAAGAMIFMVLVELLPEAYEQESSRGIAAAATLSMLGMVAVQRFL, from the coding sequence ATGAGCTGGCTGCATTCCCATCCCGTGTTGTTCGTCTTCTGGTACGCGCTGCTCACGGCGGTGGCGACGGCGTTAGGCGCGATCCCGTTCGCCTTCATCAAGTCGGTGTCGAAGCGCGTGGTGGGGTACTCCAACGCGCTTGCGGCGGGGTTGATGCTGGGTGCGTCGTTCGGCCTCATCGTGGAGGGGGCGCGGGAGCGTGGGGGGGCGACGCTGGTCGGCGTCCTCCTGGGCGTCGTCTTCATGCTGGTGGTGCAGCGCTTTGTTGGGGGGCACGAGCACGAGACGGAGTTCCTGGGGGCGCGCGGGGTGGGAGCGAGGAAGATGCTCCTCATCATCGCGGTGATGACGGTGCACTCGTTCGCCGAAGGGGCGGCGGTGGGGGTGTCGTTTGGCGGTGGTGAGTCGCTGGCGACGGCGATCACGCTGGCGGTCGCGGTGCACAACATCCCCGAGGGATTGGCGATCAGCGCGGTGATGCGCCCGCAGGGGGCGTCGATCCTGTCGTGCGCGTGGTGGTCGTTCTTCTCGTCCATTCCGCAACCGCTGGCAGCGGTGCCGGCGTTCCTCTTCGTGGAGAAGTTCGCGGCGACACTTCCCTACGGGCTGGGCTTTGCGGCTGGGGCAATGATCTTCATGGTGCTGGTGGAGCTGCTCCCCGAGGCGTACGAGCAGGAGTCGTCGCGCGGGATCGCGGCCGCGGCGACGCTGTCGATGCTTGGGATGGTCGCGGTCCAGCGGTTTCTATAA
- a CDS encoding lactonase family protein: MKPTHSQRRDARLSRRDFVGASALAALGVASWPARDAEAMTPGADSWELYVGTYTNGTASRGIYRLEVNKATGAFANVSLVAECPDPSYLALSPDRRRLVAVNELVSYEGKGAGALTTYARDVRSGALTRLNERSSLGGAPCYVAFDHAGQHVLLANYVGGNVAVFPVGDQGAGESTAFVQHAGAGPNRTRQAGPHAHCIVVDPRGAFALAADLGTDAIEVYRYDAAGGRLLPSQGLRAALAPGAGPRHLAFAPDGRSLYVVNELDSTLVAFPYRATTAIGAQRQVIGTRHAGATGNNFPADLHVHPSGRAVYVSNRGDNTIAVFSVAAATGKLALVQTIATGGDWPRNFALDPSGRFLLVAHQRSHVITSFAVDAATGRLARTGAEANVSSPVCLRFSA; the protein is encoded by the coding sequence GTGAAGCCCACACATTCCCAGCGTCGCGACGCACGACTCTCGCGCCGCGACTTTGTTGGCGCGAGCGCGCTGGCGGCCCTCGGCGTGGCGTCGTGGCCCGCACGCGACGCCGAGGCAATGACGCCAGGCGCCGACTCGTGGGAGCTGTACGTCGGGACCTACACCAACGGCACCGCCAGTCGCGGGATCTATCGCCTGGAGGTCAACAAGGCGACAGGTGCGTTCGCCAACGTGTCGCTGGTCGCGGAATGCCCCGATCCGTCTTATCTCGCGCTTTCGCCGGACCGGCGCCGGCTGGTGGCGGTGAATGAACTCGTGTCATACGAGGGGAAGGGCGCGGGAGCGCTCACGACCTACGCGCGCGATGTGCGTAGCGGAGCGCTGACGAGGCTCAACGAGCGCAGCTCGCTGGGTGGGGCGCCGTGCTATGTCGCCTTCGACCACGCCGGCCAGCACGTCCTCTTGGCGAACTACGTGGGCGGTAACGTCGCCGTCTTTCCGGTTGGCGATCAAGGCGCTGGCGAGTCGACGGCGTTCGTGCAACACGCGGGGGCGGGCCCCAACCGCACGCGGCAGGCGGGGCCGCACGCGCACTGCATCGTGGTGGACCCGCGCGGCGCGTTCGCGCTGGCCGCCGACCTGGGGACAGATGCGATCGAGGTGTACCGATACGACGCCGCCGGTGGTCGCCTGCTCCCGTCACAGGGCCTCCGCGCCGCGCTCGCGCCCGGTGCGGGGCCGCGCCACCTGGCGTTTGCTCCTGACGGGCGTTCGCTGTACGTCGTGAACGAACTCGACTCCACGCTCGTCGCCTTCCCTTACCGCGCGACGACGGCCATCGGGGCGCAACGACAGGTCATCGGGACACGTCACGCGGGCGCGACGGGGAACAACTTTCCGGCCGACCTGCACGTGCACCCGTCGGGGCGCGCCGTCTACGTCTCCAACCGCGGGGACAACACCATCGCCGTCTTCTCGGTGGCAGCGGCGACCGGGAAACTCGCCCTGGTGCAGACGATTGCCACCGGGGGCGACTGGCCGCGCAACTTCGCGCTCGACCCCTCGGGGCGCTTCCTCCTGGTGGCGCACCAGCGATCGCACGTCATCACCAGCTTTGCCGTGGACGCCGCCACCGGGCGCCTGGCGCGCACCGGCGCCGAGGCCAACGTGTCGTCGCCGGTCTGCCTCCGCTTCTCGGCCTGA
- a CDS encoding DUF305 domain-containing protein: MRSHSINGCWLAIVAAALTCAASTAGAQDSATARGAAGVHARARATPGDIAFIRGMIHHHAQAIEMSALIPTRTSRHELHLLGERITVSQRDEIAMMQQWLRDHVAQGADSLPAQAHAPAHAGHGAPAASDSLMPGMLSPAEMQALATASGNDFDRLFLEGMIKHHQGALTMVRALLAQPGAARQPQLYEFASDIDADQRAEIARMRALLATIPRS, encoded by the coding sequence ATGCGTTCCCATTCCATCAACGGTTGTTGGCTCGCCATCGTGGCGGCGGCGCTCACCTGCGCGGCGTCCACCGCGGGTGCCCAGGATTCTGCCACCGCGCGCGGCGCCGCCGGCGTGCACGCGCGCGCCAGGGCGACGCCCGGCGACATCGCCTTCATCCGTGGGATGATCCATCACCACGCGCAGGCGATCGAGATGTCGGCGCTCATTCCAACGCGCACCTCCCGTCACGAGTTGCACCTCCTGGGAGAGCGCATCACGGTGTCGCAACGCGACGAGATCGCGATGATGCAGCAGTGGCTGCGCGACCACGTCGCCCAAGGCGCCGACAGCTTGCCAGCGCAGGCACACGCTCCAGCGCACGCCGGGCACGGTGCCCCCGCGGCCAGCGACTCGCTCATGCCGGGCATGCTGTCCCCCGCCGAGATGCAGGCGCTCGCCACCGCCAGCGGCAACGATTTCGATCGCCTCTTTCTCGAGGGGATGATCAAGCACCACCAGGGGGCGTTGACGATGGTGCGCGCGTTGCTGGCACAACCGGGCGCGGCCCGCCAGCCGCAACTGTACGAGTTCGCCTCGGACATCGACGCCGACCAACGTGCCGAGATCGCCCGCATGCGGGCGTTGCTGGCAACGATCCCACGCTCCTGA
- a CDS encoding GGDEF domain-containing protein, giving the protein MRAFSLLRRIVARWRVVSVIGMAVFALAFDAPRGIDHASGPRTGDDVELERAEILVARGEAEQALHILRAVEPSVRSRHSAPIVERWLRTYASAAGGAAQWRDAYRALAEAQRMDEQHARALGQQLRRTQGVALVLLVVLLLATLAPALRKVRRSRRMHLQATTDELTGVANRRALMIWLEEEFARTRSAGDGMAVLILDVDHFKRINDTHGHAMGDIALKHLARVLQERLREGDRLGRVGGEEFVVILPRTSVVEAQGVAERMRAAVAGAPLWHPDGDISITVSVGVAMGDGSPTADAVLSRADLALYRAKAWGRDRVVVHEAEGGAAVAAPGDAAPAVSSPAVSSPAGSSPTANAA; this is encoded by the coding sequence ATGCGCGCCTTCTCACTCCTCCGTCGAATCGTCGCGCGATGGCGTGTCGTCAGCGTCATCGGCATGGCCGTGTTCGCGCTCGCGTTCGACGCGCCGCGGGGCATCGATCACGCATCCGGTCCGCGAACGGGCGACGACGTGGAGCTGGAACGTGCGGAGATCCTGGTGGCGCGCGGCGAGGCGGAGCAGGCGCTGCACATCCTGCGCGCGGTGGAACCGTCGGTGCGTTCGCGCCATAGCGCGCCCATCGTCGAGCGCTGGCTGCGAACCTACGCGTCGGCTGCAGGGGGCGCGGCGCAGTGGCGCGACGCCTACCGGGCGCTGGCCGAGGCGCAGCGAATGGACGAGCAGCACGCGCGCGCGCTGGGGCAACAGCTGCGGCGGACCCAGGGCGTAGCATTGGTGCTCCTCGTCGTGTTGCTCCTGGCGACGCTCGCTCCGGCGCTACGCAAGGTGCGCCGCTCGCGCCGCATGCACCTGCAGGCAACGACCGACGAGCTGACCGGCGTGGCCAATCGCCGGGCACTGATGATCTGGCTGGAGGAGGAGTTTGCCCGGACGCGATCGGCGGGAGACGGGATGGCCGTGCTGATACTCGACGTGGATCACTTCAAGCGGATCAACGACACGCATGGGCACGCGATGGGGGACATCGCGCTCAAGCACCTGGCGCGGGTGCTACAGGAGCGGCTGCGCGAGGGCGACCGGCTGGGGCGAGTGGGTGGAGAGGAGTTCGTCGTGATCCTTCCCCGCACGTCGGTGGTGGAAGCGCAGGGAGTCGCGGAGCGGATGCGCGCCGCCGTGGCCGGGGCGCCGCTCTGGCACCCGGACGGCGACATCTCGATCACCGTGAGTGTTGGCGTGGCGATGGGCGATGGATCGCCGACGGCGGACGCGGTGCTGTCACGGGCGGACCTCGCGCTCTACCGCGCCAAGGCCTGGGGACGCGACCGCGTGGTGGTGCATGAAGCGGAGGGGGGAGCGGCGGTTGCCGCGCCGGGCGATGCTGCGCCGGCCGTTTCTTCGCCGGCCGTCTCTTCGCCGGCCGGTTCTTCGCCTACGGCGAACGCTGCCTAA
- a CDS encoding aminotransferase codes for MKIEPFAVEIWMNAHETRCQYNIAESCVDSITLGALLDLAGRPDVLAELRSRRLTYGDIEGAERLRAAIAALYDDVTIDRVVTTHGAIGANALLYDALIAPGDEMVAVVPTYQQHVSIAESRGAQVKRLQLRRERGYLPDLDELARLVTPRTRLIALTNPNNPTGAVIERPMLQAIAEIAARHNAWVVCDEVYRGVNQDGDAPGPSIVDLYERGIAVGSMSKAFALAGLRLGWIVAPHEVREAVLLHRDYSTISVGMLDEHFATLALEHREALLARNRGIVRTNLALLEAWLAHEPRLSWVKPRGGTVTLLDYDLAMPSRELCTRLLQEAGVLLMPGSALGMEGTVRIGFGNATAALRDGLAATSRFLAALPG; via the coding sequence ATGAAGATCGAACCGTTCGCCGTCGAGATCTGGATGAACGCGCACGAGACGCGTTGCCAGTACAACATCGCCGAGAGTTGCGTGGACTCGATCACCCTTGGCGCGCTGCTCGACCTGGCGGGGCGCCCCGACGTGCTGGCCGAGTTGCGTTCGCGCCGGCTCACCTATGGTGACATCGAGGGCGCTGAGCGGCTGCGCGCGGCGATCGCCGCGCTCTACGACGACGTGACGATCGACCGGGTGGTGACCACGCATGGCGCCATCGGTGCCAACGCCCTCCTCTACGACGCGCTCATTGCCCCGGGCGACGAGATGGTCGCGGTGGTCCCCACCTACCAACAGCATGTCTCGATCGCCGAGAGCCGTGGGGCGCAGGTCAAGCGATTGCAGCTGCGGCGCGAGCGGGGATACCTCCCCGACCTGGACGAACTGGCGCGGCTCGTCACGCCCAGGACCCGGCTCATTGCCCTCACCAATCCCAACAATCCCACCGGCGCCGTCATCGAGCGTCCCATGTTGCAGGCGATCGCCGAGATCGCCGCCAGGCACAACGCGTGGGTCGTCTGCGACGAGGTGTACCGCGGCGTGAACCAGGACGGCGATGCGCCTGGCCCGTCGATCGTCGACCTGTATGAGCGCGGCATCGCGGTGGGGAGCATGTCGAAGGCGTTCGCGCTGGCGGGGCTGCGGCTGGGGTGGATCGTCGCGCCGCACGAGGTGCGCGAGGCGGTCCTGCTCCATCGCGACTACAGCACGATCTCAGTCGGGATGCTGGACGAGCACTTCGCCACGCTCGCCCTCGAGCACCGGGAGGCGCTCCTGGCGCGCAACCGGGGCATCGTGCGCACAAACCTCGCGCTGCTGGAAGCCTGGCTGGCGCACGAGCCGCGCCTCTCGTGGGTCAAGCCGCGTGGCGGGACGGTGACGCTCCTCGACTACGACCTCGCGATGCCGTCGCGCGAGCTGTGCACACGCCTCCTGCAGGAGGCCGGCGTCCTTCTCATGCCGGGCTCGGCGCTGGGGATGGAAGGAACGGTCCGGATCGGCTTCGGCAACGCGACCGCCGCGCTGCGCGACGGGCTCGCCGCCACCTCTCGCTTTCTGGCGGCGCTCCCCGGTTAG